From the genome of Mixophyes fleayi isolate aMixFle1 chromosome 2, aMixFle1.hap1, whole genome shotgun sequence, one region includes:
- the LOC142141120 gene encoding twist-related protein 2-like: MKEEGACPDSPEGSMVTSEEEAESQQNKAIRKRTVLVGKGGEGRVPLSPTCKRSKRSPQIETFEDVHTQRIIANVRERQRTQSLNDAFAELRKIIPTLPSDKLSKIQTLKLASRYIDFLYQVLQSDELDHKIASCNYLAHERLSYAFSVWRMEGAWSMSTSH; the protein is encoded by the coding sequence ATGAAAGAAGAAGGAGCATGCCCCGACTCCCCTGAAGGCAGCATGGTAACCAGTGAGGAAGAGGCTGAGAGCCAACAGAATAAAGCTATACGTAAGCGCACAGTGCTGGTGGGCAAAGGTGGTGAGGGGAGGGTGCCCCTATCCCCGACATGCAAGCGCAGCAAAAGGAGTCCCCAAATAGAAACATTTGAGGATGTACACACTCAGAGAATAATTGCCAACGTGAGAGAGCGGCAGCGCACACAATCCCTAAATGACGCTTTTGCAGAGCTGAGAAAGATCATTCCTACATTGCCATCTGATAAACTAAGCAAGATACAGACCTTGAAGCTGGCTTCACGCTATATTGATTTCCTGTACCAGGTCTTGCAAAGTGATGAGCTGGACCACAAGATTGCCAGCTGTAACTACCTTGCCCATGAAAGACTCAGCTatgccttctctgtgtggagaaTGGAAGGTGCCTGGTCCATGTCCACATCCCACTGA